The nucleotide sequence TCAGCTGGTCGCCTTTCACCGCATCCACGTTCACGGCCACTTCCACGCCTTTGTTGGTCAACGACCCCACGTTGATGGTACCGGCGTTGGTTTGGTTGGTCAAAGCCGCTAGGAACACGGTGTTGAGCAGGTCTTTGGTATCGCGCTTGTACACATCCACCGAACCGTAGACGCGGCCCCCAAAGAAGCCGTAATCAATGCCCGCATTGTAGGTGGTGGTAGTTTCCCACTTGCGGTTCAGGTCGTAGAACTCGGCCCGCAAGGTGCGGTAGTAGTTGCTGCCCTGCGGATACTGCGAAAGGTTGGAACTGAGCGAGTAGAAAGGCAAGTAACCGTAGAGGTTGCCGCTACCCGTTCCAATATCCTGCTGCCCGGTCTGTCCCACGCCAAAGCGGATTTTCAGGTCGGAAATGGTGGTAGACTCTTTCAAAAAATCTTCGCCCTTGATGCGCCAGGCCACTGCACCGGAAGGGAAATAGCCCCAGCGGTTATCGGGCGAGAAGCGCGACGAGCCGTCGGCCCGCAGCGTACCCGTCACCAAGTACCGGTCGTTGATGTTCAGGTTGGCGCGGCCGTAGTACGACAGCAGGTTGTACTGATCGGTGAAGCTAAGCTGGTTGTCGTAGGTGCGCTCGGCGGCCACGTACACCGTACCATCGGCCCGGTTGTCGTCGAAGCGGTACTGCTCGTTTTGGAATTGCTGCCAGGAGTATCCGCCCAGCACTTCCAGCTTCGCTTTGCCGAAGTCGCGGTTGTACTTGGCGTAGGTTTCCAGCAGCGTGTTGTTGAGCCCCTGCTTGTACTCGCGGTTAATGCCACCACGCAGGAAATCAGAACCGGCGGCACCCGGCACGAACAAGGTTCCGTCGCTGCGCTGCACGTCGTAGCCCAGGTTCACGTTGGCCGACAACCCCGCCACGAACGGCAGCTTGTAATCCAACTGAATATTACCAATGCTGCGTTTGACGGTGCTCAAATCTTCGCGCTGCTTGATAAGGCCCACGGGGTTGCGCGGAGCCAACGTGCGAATGTTGCCATTGTCGGTGAACTCGAAGAAGCCCCCAAACGGGGAATCCGCCGCATACACCGGCTGGGTCGGATCAAAATACACGGCCCGGTTCACAGCGTCCTGCGCCGAGAAATTGTTCTTGATAAGCGAACCTTTGATGTTGATATCAATGCGGAGGTTGTCGTCGAGCAACAAAGGCGTCACGCCCACCGAGCCGGAATAGCGCTTCAAACTGTTGTCGAGCAACAGGCCCTGCTGGTTGAGGTAGCCCCCCGATACGCGGAAGGGCACTTTGCCCGCCGAACCAATCAAGCTCACCGTGTTGTCGGTGGTGTAGGCGGTGCGGAAAATCTCTTTCTGCCAATCGGTGCTGGCCGTGCCGAGCGTGGCTTTCTGCTGGTCGTTGCCGTACTGGTCTACCGTCGCGCGGAACTCACTGGCCAACAGCACAGGCACAAAATCAGCGGGCTTGGCCAACGAGTGCTGCGTGGATACGTTCACCCGCAGCGCCTCGCCCTGCAAGCCGCGCTTGGTGGTCACGATAATCACCCCATTCGACGCCCGCGAGCCGTAAATGGCGGTCGAAGAAGCGTCTTTCAGCACCGTAATGCTCTCAATGTCGTTGGGGTTAATCAACGACAAGGGGTTGCTGTTGCCGGCTAAGCTGGTGTTGTCGACGGGCACGCCGTCAATCACAACTAGGGGCGAGTTGGACGCATTCAACGATGAGCCGCCCCGAATACGAATATCGGTGGTTGCTCCTGGTGCGCCACTGGCCGTCGTGATTTGCACACCAGCCACTTTGCCTTGAATTAGCTGCTCGGGGGTAGTTACCTGCCCTTTCACAAACTGCTTCTCGTCGATCTGTTCAACAGCACCGGTTACGTCTTGCCGGCGTTGCGAGCCATACCCAATTACTACGGCTTCGCTGAGCAAGGTGGTGTTTTCAGCTAGCGTAGCCACGGGCACCGCCGTAGTGCCACCTTCCGTGACGATAATGGGGGTGCGGTTGGCTTTGAATCCCACGTAGGAAGTGACGAGGGTATACGAACCGGCTGGTACGTTGGCAATGGAATAGGCTCCGGTACCGTCGGTGCTGGCGCCGAGGGAGGTGCCTTCCAGCACCACCGTCACGCCGGGCAACCCTTCGCCGCTGGCATCAACTACTCGGCCCGTGATGGTGCCACCAGCAACTGGCGCCGTAGCAAGCAGGGACACATTGACTGCCAGGCCAGCTGGATTAGCGGCCGCAATGCCGGGCAGGAAAACGCTACCAAGCGTGGGCAGCAGAGCCCACTGGAGCGGTCTGGCCCGCCGGGGTACTGGTATTGAAAAAGGCATGCGTTGTGGGAATTAGGTAAGTGATTTGAAAAGATTGTTTGTCGTTGAAGCCCACAAACCCGAGTGGAATAGCTGGATTGGTAGTGTGAGCGAAGAGCAGCAGATAGCCTTGCGGTCAAGCAAATCAGGCTGAAGGATGTATTGTAAATCGACGCTTCTCCACTGCAAGGCAACGGGGTATGAATTCGTCTTCAAGGCACGTGCAAAGGATTGCATTAGTGTGACTTCAAAGCAGTGGCTTGATAGAAGCACGGAGCACTAGGCCAATGTCGGGGCGCAAAGCGCGAGCTCAGCTATCAGAAGCTGCCCGTTGCCACAACTAAGCGGCGAAGCGCCTCACAGCGTGTAGGCGCTTCATTGCCAGACGTTAAGGGCAAGACGGCAAATCAACTGGCATGGCCAGTACAGCTGCATTCGGGGCGTTCATACTTTTAGGGGTGAATGGGGATACAAATAAAGCCCAGCAAGCCCCCCAAGAGTTAGAACACAAATTGCCGTTTTTAGCACTAAATTGTTGTCGCTTTAGCTTAAAACCGTGTACTAGCTTACATATTCACAAAAAAGTGCCGATGAAGATTGTCCGTGAACACATTGAGCCTGATGCAGAAAGCTCGTTTCGCCTCCTGTTCACCCCCTGCATAACCGATATTTTCTTCTGGCATTACCATCCCGAATACGAGTTGGTGTACATCGAGGGCGCCAATGGCACACGCCACGTTGGCGACCATATTTCGCGCTACGAGGGCAGTGACTTGGTGTTTATCGGGCCGAATATTCCGCACCTGAATTTCGACTACGGCGTCGCGACGGAGCCTAAAAAAGTAGTGGTTCAGCTAAAGGACCATTTCTTGGGTGATGCATTCAAACAAACCCCTGAGTTTGCGGCTATCACGCAACTGTTTGAACGCGCCCGATTTGGTGTTTCCTTTCATGGCCATACCAAAGACCTAATTGGCCGGCAGCTAGCGCAACTGCCCGACCTCCCGCCATTTGAGCGGCTACTGACCCTGCTCCGCATATTCCAACAGCTGGCCACTAGCAACGACCACACACTGCTGCACGGCTCCGCCGTTACGAGCACCTACAACCTACAGGAGCAGCAGCGCATTCAGCGCGTGAGCGAAATGGTAGCGGAGCACTACCCGCGCAAAATTGAAATTCGGGAGGTAGCCGCCCTTACCAACCTGACGGAAGCCGCTTTTTGTCGCTATTTCAAGCGCATTACCCGGCTCACTTTCACGCAGTTTTTAAATCAATACCGGGTACACCAGGCCCAAAAGCTGCTATTGCAAGACACAACCGTTTCGGAGGCTTGCTTTGCTTGCGGCTTCGAGAATCTATCCTATTTCACCAAAACCTTTAAACGGGTAACCGGCGAGAATCCCTTGCAATTCAAAAAGCGCCTGCAAGCCTGAGGCAAACACATACAACAATTATTTAAACCACATTACACAATTACAAACTTATCATGCCTAACACCCATCCTACCATTGAACTATATAAAAATATAGTTGACAGTATTGTAACTTCAGCAGAATTGAGAGACGAAGCAATGACTAAGCTCAAACAAGCCATTGAAGATCCTCAATCATTTTATAATGCAGATAGAGAATTTATTCTATCTGGACGTGGGTTAAGCTATCCGGAGGATGTTGAGTTAACTTCTAAATTTGTTTTGATTGATATGTTGATAGAAAACAATCAAATGATAGAAATTGATTGGAAGGAAGCCGAAGAAGAAATTCGCTTGCAATTGAACGAAGTGCTCAAAGCTAAGAATTATGGTTTTCAACTATCAAAGAATAATCTATATGAAGACAACATTGATACTTATGAAATATTATTTTCTATTAATGATGAAGAATTAGAGCCATTAGGTTATGCTATAGAAATGTTAGATATAGATTCTGACAGCTATGTGCTGACAGTTATACCGCTAAACATACAAGAAAAAGCAAATGGATTGTTTGAAAATATCAAATAAAAAAACTTACCTACCATTTTATCTAGCACAATACCTAAGCCCTTTCAAAGTTCATAAATAATTCATCTTATCTAAAAAATACTATCAGACAATATTCATTGTTTTCATGAGGCTATTTTTTATTTTTGTTTTTACACTCACCTCATACTTGATTTACGGACAGTCTTATAATCCTGCTTCTAAAAAGCTATATCAAGAAGCCTACCTGATCATTAAATCCGACACTGCCTTTCAAAAATTCCGCGGAAGCAGTTCTTGCGTGGCTGTGTTTGACAGTATTGTCCACCTAAATCAGCTGAATTTTGCAGAGGAGCTTGGGAGGAAGTGGAAATACTCCGGTTACAAAAAAATGAATCGGCTACACGACTCTTTGAGTACACTAGATGCGTCAGGCTATCATAAGCCTTATTTCTCGCGGCTAACAGCTCGATTGACTTCTACTTCTGGCACTGATAAAGGCTGTATGGTTGTTATGTTTTCGCGCCTGAGCAATGACATGCTGCTGGCAGAAGTCAGTAACAACCAAGATGGAGGTCCAAGCGTGCGAAGTATTCTTTCGTTGTTCGATCAGTCGATAATCTACCTATTTCTAATTGGCCCTGACAGCAAAATCCAACAGTACTACACGCAGTTTGTTAGCTACAACTAATCTGTTACGAGCAGGCTCATTCTTAAAAATCTCTCCGACCTTCGGCCACCTATTTCCCGTTTTCGTTGTTATCAACGAATGCACAAGACCACTCTGTTGACTGAACAACCTACTTATACCGACCCTTACGCCATCGAGAAAGAGCTGCGTAAGGTGCAGGCCCTCATGAAGCTGGAACAGCAAGAGGACCTAGAGCAATTCAAACTCAAAAACGCCAAGGCCAGCATTGCCGAACGCCAACAGCGCGGCTTGACCTGGTATCCCGTCCAAATCATCAAAGAAGACATCGGCTTCGGTGGCAAATTGGTGCTAGAGCTAGAACGCCCGGCTTCGCAGAAAGGCCTGCACCTGTTTCAGGTGGGCAAGAACGCGGCCTTGTTTGGCAACGTACCCGGCCGCTCTGGCTCCGACCGGCCCACGCTCAACGGCGTGATTACGGCCGTAAAGCGCAATAAAATCCTGCTGGCCACCACCAAAGAAGACCTCCCCGATTGGGTGGACGAAGGCAAGCTCGGCGTGGACCTAACCTTCGACGAGGTCAGCTACCGCGAGATGGAGTACGCCTTGGGCAAAGTGATGGGCGCCTTCGATGGGCGCTTGGCCGAGTTGCGCAACGTGCTGCTCGGCGCCAAACCCGCGCAGTTCCGCCCCGAAAACGAAGCCACGCTCTACTACCCGAGCCCGCTCAACGAGTCGCAGCTGGCGGCTGTGCGGCACGTGCTGGCGGCCAAGGACGTAGCCATCATTCACGGCCCGCCCGGCACCGGCAAAACCACCACGCTGGTGCAAGCCATTATGGAAACCACCCGGCGCGAGCGGCGGGTGCTAGTGTGCGCCCCCAGCAACACAGCTGTGGACTTGCTGACAGAGAAACTGGCTGAGCGCGGCGTGAACGTAATCCGGATGGGCAACCCTTCCCGGGTATCGGACTTGCTGCTCGAGCACACGCTCGATGCTCAGATTATGGCACACAAAAGCTACCCCGAGCTTAAAAGCATGCGCCAGACCGCCGAGCAGTACCGCGAAGTAGCCGGCAAGTTCAAGCGCCACTTCGGGTGGGAAGAACGGGAAGAGCGCCGCGCCCTCAAAGAGCAGGCCCACCTGATGCTGCAAGACTCCGACAACTTGGAGCGCTACATCACCGAGGACTTGCTGGATAAAGTGCAGGTAATCACCTGCACGCTAGTGGGCGCCAGCAACCGTGCCATCCGCCACCTCACTTACGAAACCATTTTCATCGACGAGGCTGCGCAAGCGCTGGAACCAGGCTGCTGGATTCCGATAACCAAAGGCAACCGCGTGGTGCTGGCCGGCGACCATCAGCAGCTGCCACCTACCATCAAGAGCGAAAAAGCCGGAGCCTTGCGCGAAACGCTGTTCGAGAAGTGTATCCGGCGCCAGCCCGAAACGGCCCGCATGCTGCAAGTGCAATACCGCATGCACGAGCAGATCATGGAATTTAGCTCCGAACAGTTCTATGACGGCAAGCTACAAGCCGCCCCCACCGTGGCCCACGCCGACCTGCCCGACTACGACATTCGCTTTGCCCCCGACCAAGCCGTGGAGTTTCTGGACACCGCTGGTTTTGGCTTCCAGGAGCTAGGAATTGCCGAAAGCCGCTCTATTGCCAACCCCGAGGAAGCCGATCTGCTGCTCAAGCGCTTGGCACAACTCTTAGAGCCCTACGATGCCGCTGACCATACCGAAGACCTATTGACCATCGGCGTTATTGCCCCCTACCGCGCCCAGATCAACTACCTTAAGGACGCCATCGAAGAGAACAACGAGTTGGCGGGCCTCATGGAGCACCGCATGCTGAGCGTTGGCACTGTTGACTCATTCCAGGGCCAGGAGCGCGACATCATTGCCATTAGCCTTACCCGCAGCAACACCCAGGGCGACATCGGCTTTCTGAGCGACATCCGCCGCATGAACGTAGGCATGACCCGCGCCCGCAAGAAGCTCCTCATCGTCGGCGATTCGTCCACACTCGGCTCACACCCGTTCTACAAGGCCTTCCTTGATTACACGGAAAGTATTGGGGCGTATAGAACTGCTTGGGAATTGCAATAAAAGAGGCCTCTCTCCTAGCTCACTCTTCAGAAGTGGATGGCAGCTAGATCCTAATTTTTAGCGCTATTACTGACAACATAAAAGGCCCGCTGGTTATTCAGCGGGCCTTTTATATTATAAATGATATTAGCATGAGCAATCAGTTGCTCTCCTCGTAGCGTGAAAAAACGAGGAATGAAGCGCTTTTTACTGCACCTCAATCACCGACATAGTGTGGGGAGCGTCGGACTTTTTGTTGACGAAGTTCTTCTCGGGCTTGTCGAAGTCGGAAACGTAGAGGCGGTTGCCTTTAAGGAGCACTTCGGCGGGTTGGTCCAGGAGGCCGTTGGTACCGTCGGTGTCGCCGTTTTGGGCTAGCGTCGTGACGGTGTTGTTTTTGAGGTTGACGACTTCAATGGCGTTTTCGCGGGAGTTGCAGAGGTAGGCTTTGTCGGTTTTGCGGTCGATGATGAGGCCGTCGACGCAAGTTATTTTCTTGCCCTTGAGCGTCAGAGCCTCTTTTTTGGTGAGGGTACCGTCGGGCTTCATCGTCATCTTATAGAAGGTACCGTCGCCGAACGAGCCGGTGTAGAAATTGCCTTTGCTGTCGTAATCGAGGCCGTCGGCTCCGTTATCGACGCCGGTTTCGTTGACTTGGGTGGTGAAGGTGGTTAGTACGTGCGGGTCCATGGTTTTGGGCTTCAGGTGCACTATCCCCTTGTTCAGCTCGGCCAAGGTAAAGACCAGTACGGCACTGCCTTTGTCGTTGTCGGACATATCCCACTGGCTGTCGGTCACGTAGATTTTGTTGCCTTTCCAGACCACGGCATTGGCCAGCGCAAAGTTGTCGACCACCGTTTCTACGGTGCCGGGCTTGCCGTTGGTCACACGTACGCGCATCAATCGGGATTTAAAATCCTTGCTGTTTTCGTACTGGTTTTCGGCGTAGTAGAGGTTGCCATCTGGGCCGAACGCCAAGTCCATGGGGGCGGCTTTCTTGGTGGTGGGCTCGACGGGCAGGTTGCTCAGGTAGGGCTTGAGGCTGGTATCGGTCATCTCCATAAGTACCGCCGGCTTCGAGTTGTCGGCTAAATTGGGCACGGATAGGATGATGCTGCCATTGGGTGCCAGCGTTAAGCCGTCGGGGGTGTTGTGGGCGTCGTCGAGGGTATGCAGCAGCTTTGGGCTGCCAATAGTAGCTATAGTATCCGTGGCGGCGCCAGACGTGGTAGAGTCGCCGGGCATATCGGGCTGTTCGGGTGTGGTGGGCGTTTCGGTGGTGGTGTTGGACTGGCAGCTAGCTAGCAGAGCGCCGCTTAAGAGCAGCGAGAGAAGTTTGGGTTTCATTGTGTGGTGTGCGCAAGCATCAGAGTAGAACGATTTTGATGCTGTGCTTAACGGGCTGCCGGTAAGCTCGTTAGTAGATGCCAAAATTTTACTTCCTTAAAACCCATTCGTTCGGGTTAGAGTATCACCCTTGGAAAGCTAGAATTATCGGCCATTTCCGTAACTAGCCGCCCGAATTCCATTTCCAACCCCACACCAGGACTCACCCGTCCCCCTGCAGTATGGCTCAAATCAGCGAAAACAAAGTCGTCACCATCACCTACGACCTCAGCGTGACCGATGACAACCAGGAAAAAGTGCTCGTAGAATCAGCCGAAGCGGATGCGCCCATGGTGTTCCTGTTCGGCCAGAGCGGCTTACCAGAAGAGTTCGAGCGCCAGCTCGACGGCAAGCAAGCTGGCGACTCCTTCACCTTCTCCCTCACCCCCGAGCAAGCCTACGGCGAGTACGACGAGCAAGCCGTGGTTGACATCCCGAAGAACGTATTTGAAATCGACGGCCAGGTAGACCAGGAGATGCTGCAAGTCGGCAACTTCCTCCCCATGGCCGACAACCAAGGCCACCACATGCAAGGCAAAGTGGTAGAAATTGGCCCCGACAGCGTAAAAATGGACTTCAACCACCCGCTCGCTGGTATGGTGATGCACTTCGACGGCAAAGTAGCCGAGGTGCGCGAAGCCACGCAAGAAGAGCTAGACCACGGCCACGTCCACGGTGAAGGCGGCCACGCCCACTAGGCTGTTACTTATCTGCTGATACAAAAAACGGGGCCTCTTGGCCCCGTTTTTTGTTGCTAAAGTCCGCTCTCCGGGTCTCTACTGCTATTTTCAGCTTTTACCGCTGCCCGCAGTTCCGGCCAAAACTCCCGAAAATCCGCTTCGTAGGCGGGCAGTTCTGCCAAAAACGCGGCGGCGCCTGTAGCCAGCACGGACCCGGATGGTGCGCGGCGGCTTAGTCCCAGCAAGGCCCGCTCTAGGCCTAGAGGATACGCGTAGCCGCTAAGCCAATCGTCGCGGCGCATGTAGTAGAGGGTTTGCTGTAGGCGCTCTGGCAACTCTTGGCGGCGGGCGTGGAGTAAGGCGTAATGACGTTGGGCGAAGGCTGCCAGCGGCTCGGTAGGGTCGTAGTGGTAATGTGAGAAGTCGCGGGCTAGTAGGTGGTCGAAACCGACATCGGAAACGACGCCCGCCCATTTGCCAAGGCCTGATTCGCGCAAGCGGGCGGTGGTCCGGCGCACAAGCGGATGCGCATCGGTGAACGAGTCGATGAAGCGGTGCAGGCGGATGCCACGTTGCACGGCCGGCGGATACGCTTCCAGCGCAGCACGACCCCGCACGGCTTCGGCGGCAAAATTGCCAACTACTACGTCAGGATAATTTGGCGCGGCGGGCGTATCGGAGAGAACTAGGTGGGCCAGGAAGTTCATGAAGTAGTTGTGGACTGCTGCTAGTTGAAGGTAAACTACTTGTTTACACGTACTGCTTAACAAGCAACCACCAACAATCAGCTGCCAAAATAACCTTCGCGGAGCAGAGCCGTATCCCTAAGCTCCAACCTACACTACCAAAACTCTGAAATTATGGCCGAGCAAGTTGCCGTTAGTCACGATGTAACTGAGCTGATCAAGCGCATCAAG is from Hymenobacter tibetensis and encodes:
- a CDS encoding SMP-30/gluconolactonase/LRE family protein, with translation MKPKLLSLLLSGALLASCQSNTTTETPTTPEQPDMPGDSTTSGAATDTIATIGSPKLLHTLDDAHNTPDGLTLAPNGSIILSVPNLADNSKPAVLMEMTDTSLKPYLSNLPVEPTTKKAAPMDLAFGPDGNLYYAENQYENSKDFKSRLMRVRVTNGKPGTVETVVDNFALANAVVWKGNKIYVTDSQWDMSDNDKGSAVLVFTLAELNKGIVHLKPKTMDPHVLTTFTTQVNETGVDNGADGLDYDSKGNFYTGSFGDGTFYKMTMKPDGTLTKKEALTLKGKKITCVDGLIIDRKTDKAYLCNSRENAIEVVNLKNNTVTTLAQNGDTDGTNGLLDQPAEVLLKGNRLYVSDFDKPEKNFVNKKSDAPHTMSVIEVQ
- a CDS encoding FKBP-type peptidyl-prolyl cis-trans isomerase encodes the protein MAQISENKVVTITYDLSVTDDNQEKVLVESAEADAPMVFLFGQSGLPEEFERQLDGKQAGDSFTFSLTPEQAYGEYDEQAVVDIPKNVFEIDGQVDQEMLQVGNFLPMADNQGHHMQGKVVEIGPDSVKMDFNHPLAGMVMHFDGKVAEVREATQEELDHGHVHGEGGHAH
- a CDS encoding SusC/RagA family TonB-linked outer membrane protein is translated as MPFSIPVPRRARPLQWALLPTLGSVFLPGIAAANPAGLAVNVSLLATAPVAGGTITGRVVDASGEGLPGVTVVLEGTSLGASTDGTGAYSIANVPAGSYTLVTSYVGFKANRTPIIVTEGGTTAVPVATLAENTTLLSEAVVIGYGSQRRQDVTGAVEQIDEKQFVKGQVTTPEQLIQGKVAGVQITTASGAPGATTDIRIRGGSSLNASNSPLVVIDGVPVDNTSLAGNSNPLSLINPNDIESITVLKDASSTAIYGSRASNGVIIVTTKRGLQGEALRVNVSTQHSLAKPADFVPVLLASEFRATVDQYGNDQQKATLGTASTDWQKEIFRTAYTTDNTVSLIGSAGKVPFRVSGGYLNQQGLLLDNSLKRYSGSVGVTPLLLDDNLRIDINIKGSLIKNNFSAQDAVNRAVYFDPTQPVYAADSPFGGFFEFTDNGNIRTLAPRNPVGLIKQREDLSTVKRSIGNIQLDYKLPFVAGLSANVNLGYDVQRSDGTLFVPGAAGSDFLRGGINREYKQGLNNTLLETYAKYNRDFGKAKLEVLGGYSWQQFQNEQYRFDDNRADGTVYVAAERTYDNQLSFTDQYNLLSYYGRANLNINDRYLVTGTLRADGSSRFSPDNRWGYFPSGAVAWRIKGEDFLKESTTISDLKIRFGVGQTGQQDIGTGSGNLYGYLPFYSLSSNLSQYPQGSNYYRTLRAEFYDLNRKWETTTTYNAGIDYGFFGGRVYGSVDVYKRDTKDLLNTVFLAALTNQTNAGTINVGSLTNKGVEVAVNVDAVKGDQLNLSLNANATFNRNELTKLTNSDSPNAVGVVVSNSSIYNFDGEPNQNAQINTVGYQEGAFYVYEQKYGTDGKPLLNEFVDRNNDGTVDSRDLYRYKSPRPKAILGFGGNLTYAKASLAFTFRSNLGGYLYNNQRSRSLFSQNSNGFIRNSGEELLYSGFTQNASNQFLSDYYVEDASFLRLQNVTVGYDFGELVRKGTTFNVSLAAQNLFLITDYKGLDPEVNTGVDNTIYPRARTITVGLNLGF
- a CDS encoding AAA domain-containing protein, which encodes MHKTTLLTEQPTYTDPYAIEKELRKVQALMKLEQQEDLEQFKLKNAKASIAERQQRGLTWYPVQIIKEDIGFGGKLVLELERPASQKGLHLFQVGKNAALFGNVPGRSGSDRPTLNGVITAVKRNKILLATTKEDLPDWVDEGKLGVDLTFDEVSYREMEYALGKVMGAFDGRLAELRNVLLGAKPAQFRPENEATLYYPSPLNESQLAAVRHVLAAKDVAIIHGPPGTGKTTTLVQAIMETTRRERRVLVCAPSNTAVDLLTEKLAERGVNVIRMGNPSRVSDLLLEHTLDAQIMAHKSYPELKSMRQTAEQYREVAGKFKRHFGWEEREERRALKEQAHLMLQDSDNLERYITEDLLDKVQVITCTLVGASNRAIRHLTYETIFIDEAAQALEPGCWIPITKGNRVVLAGDHQQLPPTIKSEKAGALRETLFEKCIRRQPETARMLQVQYRMHEQIMEFSSEQFYDGKLQAAPTVAHADLPDYDIRFAPDQAVEFLDTAGFGFQELGIAESRSIANPEEADLLLKRLAQLLEPYDAADHTEDLLTIGVIAPYRAQINYLKDAIEENNELAGLMEHRMLSVGTVDSFQGQERDIIAISLTRSNTQGDIGFLSDIRRMNVGMTRARKKLLIVGDSSTLGSHPFYKAFLDYTESIGAYRTAWELQ
- a CDS encoding acyl carrier protein phosphodiesterase — its product is MNFLAHLVLSDTPAAPNYPDVVVGNFAAEAVRGRAALEAYPPAVQRGIRLHRFIDSFTDAHPLVRRTTARLRESGLGKWAGVVSDVGFDHLLARDFSHYHYDPTEPLAAFAQRHYALLHARRQELPERLQQTLYYMRRDDWLSGYAYPLGLERALLGLSRRAPSGSVLATGAAAFLAELPAYEADFREFWPELRAAVKAENSSRDPESGL
- a CDS encoding helix-turn-helix domain-containing protein, with product MKIVREHIEPDAESSFRLLFTPCITDIFFWHYHPEYELVYIEGANGTRHVGDHISRYEGSDLVFIGPNIPHLNFDYGVATEPKKVVVQLKDHFLGDAFKQTPEFAAITQLFERARFGVSFHGHTKDLIGRQLAQLPDLPPFERLLTLLRIFQQLATSNDHTLLHGSAVTSTYNLQEQQRIQRVSEMVAEHYPRKIEIREVAALTNLTEAAFCRYFKRITRLTFTQFLNQYRVHQAQKLLLQDTTVSEACFACGFENLSYFTKTFKRVTGENPLQFKKRLQA
- a CDS encoding DUF6630 family protein, giving the protein MPNTHPTIELYKNIVDSIVTSAELRDEAMTKLKQAIEDPQSFYNADREFILSGRGLSYPEDVELTSKFVLIDMLIENNQMIEIDWKEAEEEIRLQLNEVLKAKNYGFQLSKNNLYEDNIDTYEILFSINDEELEPLGYAIEMLDIDSDSYVLTVIPLNIQEKANGLFENIK